The following are encoded together in the Thermococcus sibiricus MM 739 genome:
- the cgi121 gene encoding KEOPS complex subunit Cgi121 produces the protein MRVLMYNNKRIAIAKILVENITQIFEILPNNVQILNVECWEKVVFATVLALKSFERGTNKAKTIRGEILLRVSGNLQIKDAINLVGAKKGENFIVAFGENAEKDLAEVLLKIGAKELQLTNCEKEKVKESVEQIALVDVL, from the coding sequence ATGAGAGTATTGATGTACAATAACAAAAGAATTGCAATTGCAAAAATCTTAGTTGAGAACATTACTCAAATCTTTGAGATACTTCCTAATAACGTTCAAATATTGAATGTGGAATGTTGGGAAAAAGTGGTATTTGCTACAGTGTTGGCATTAAAATCTTTCGAAAGAGGTACAAACAAAGCCAAAACTATCAGGGGAGAAATTCTCTTAAGAGTTAGTGGTAATCTTCAAATAAAGGATGCTATTAATCTGGTTGGGGCAAAGAAGGGTGAAAACTTCATAGTAGCATTTGGTGAAAATGCTGAGAAGGATTTGGCGGAAGTTCTATTGAAAATTGGTGCAAAGGAACTCCAGCTTACGAATTGTGAGAAAGAGAAAGTGAAGGAATCCGTTGAACAGATTGCTCTGGTTGATGTCCTTTAA
- a CDS encoding ribbon-helix-helix domain-containing protein translates to MAKMKIISVQLPQGLINALDVLVRRGVYPNRSEAIREAIRELVKRELYVMESEEREIPEYVVK, encoded by the coding sequence ATGGCCAAAATGAAGATCATTAGTGTACAGCTACCGCAAGGACTCATAAATGCCCTTGATGTATTAGTTAGAAGAGGGGTATATCCCAACAGGAGTGAAGCGATTCGAGAAGCTATCAGAGAACTGGTAAAAAGAGAACTTTATGTCATGGAGTCAGAAGAAAGAGAAATTCCAGAATACGTGGTGAAATAG